From a single Brassica napus cultivar Da-Ae chromosome C9, Da-Ae, whole genome shotgun sequence genomic region:
- the LOC106390670 gene encoding DNA ligase 1 codes for MSSNQENVKKEKLHITMKTQEVDPNEKGEKVEVEMEVKAKSTEKVKIKDDEKSKDEKEKEKTKVKDEVEEDKHAEKKDEKRVSRKHGKDEEGHGDMETEEHDKKQKKKTKNKEKKDEDVSQGNEELEDDKEGKNKVSKEKKTKEDSKGDKKKRKEEKDEPEEKTEVKKKKEKKDSDVKVEDTEKEHKKKKKDKEKKDEDVSQEEEEGNKKKKKEKDESGADGKDKKKDKEKKPKEESKDKKEKKLKKGENDEHEEEEEGEKKEKDESCADGKDKEKKLKEESKDKQEKKLKKGENDEHEEEEGEKKKEMKEDHKEEKKKSKDKEKKKETDEKCEKEADDEDEGEKKQKKKKEKGEKDNKEDKKNEKNLEVEVLSRDIKFEEPGAEGEEGKSKDKKTKNRKDTEGDNGSEEENQNKEEGRKGEEEKKSKKKDKEKNKKKDPKEKKKTKDEEEKNIAGSKDEDGDEETEKKEEKKGKGVKKLDDTKKKGNDIGKLKMKLKKIDEKIGALMEKKAEIVNQIKDAEGLGKGEQEGET; via the coding sequence ATGTCATCGAACCAAGAAAATGTCAAGAAAGAGAAACTTCATATAACAATGAAGACACAGGAAGTGGATCCAAATGAGAAGGGAGAGAAGGTTGAGGTGGAGATGGAAGTTAAGGCCAAGTCAACTGAGAAGGTTAAAATAAAGGACGACGAGAAATCAAAAGACgaaaaggagaaagaaaagaCAAAGGTAAAAGATGAGGTAGAAGAAGACAAACATGCCgagaagaaagatgaaaaaCGTGTTTCAAGGAAACATGGGAAAGATGAAGAAGGCCATGGAGATATGGAAACTGAAGAGCATgataagaaacaaaagaagaaaactaaaaataaggagaagaaagatgagGATGTATCACAAGGAAATGAGGAGTTAGAAGATGACAAAGAAGGTAAGAACAAGGTGAGTAAAGAGAAGAAAACGAAAGAAGATTCCAAGGGtgacaagaagaagagaaaggaaGAGAAGGATGAGCCTGAGGAAAAAACCGAagttaagaagaaaaaagagaagaaagattcTGATGTAAAAGTTGAAGACACAGAGAAGGaacacaagaagaaaaagaaagataaggagaagaaagatgaagatgtatcacaagaagaagaagaaggtaataaaaagaagaagaaagagaaggatgAATCAGGTGCAGACGGAAAAGACAAGAAGAAAGATAAAGAGAAGAAGCCGAAAGAAgaatccaaagataagaaagaaaagaaactgaaaaaaggagaaaatgatgagcatgaagaagaagaagaaggggaaaaaaaagagaaggatGAATCATGTGCAGACGGAAAAGACAAAGAGAAGAAACTAAAAGAAGAATCCAAAGATAAGCAAGAAAAGAAGCTGAAAAAAGGAGAGAATGATgaacatgaagaagaagaaggagaaaagaaaaaagagatgaAAGAAGATCACAaggaggaaaagaagaagagtaaagataaggagaagaaaaaggaaactgATGAGAAATGTGAGAAAGAAGCAGACGATGAGGATGAAGGAGAAAAGAagcagaaaaagaagaaagagaaaggcgaaaaagataacaaagaagataagaagaatgagaaaaaccttgaagttgaagtgttgtCCAGAGATATTAAATTTGAAGAACCAGGAGCTGAAGGAGAGGAAGGCAAGTCCAAGGACAAGAAAACTAAGAATAGAAAAGACACCGAGGGAGATAATGGTAGTGAAGAAGAGAaccaaaataaagaagaagGCCGGAAgggtgaagaagagaagaaaagtaagaagaaagacaaagagaagaacaagaaaaaagacccaaaggaaaagaaaaaaacaaaggatgaagaagagaagaacatAGCAGGGTCAAAAGATGAAGATGGTgatgaagaaacagagaaaaaggaagaaaagaaaggaaaaggtgtgaagaagcttgatgataCCAAGAAGAAGGGTAATGACATTGGTAAGCTGAAAATGAAACTAAAGAAGATTGATGAAAAAATAGGAGCTCTAATGGAGAAAAAGGCAGAAATTGTGAATCAGATTAAAGACGCAGAGGGACTGGGAAAGGGAGAGCAAGAAGGTGAAACATGA
- the LOC106393705 gene encoding putative nuclease HARBI1, whose amino-acid sequence MLATRCGLKEMNNVYIEEGVAMLLEVVGQDKTVRVIAERYQRSLDTVKRKLEEVLSVLLKFAADVLKPEDGEFTRVCPALRDDDRYWPCFKDCIGALDGTHISVRPPKRNAEAYRGRKQEPTMNVFAICNFDMKFIYAYVGVPDRAHDTKVLTYCARNEPFFPHPPNGKYYLVDAGYPTRIGYLGPYRRVRYHLDQFNRGGPPTNSREVFNRRHSSLRSVIERTFGVWKAKWRILDRRHPKYGLIKWIKLVTATMALHNFIRDSH is encoded by the coding sequence ATGTTAGCGACGAGATGTGGGTTAAAAGAGATGAACAATGTCTATATTGAAGAAGGGGTTGCAATGTTACTTGAAGTGGTGGGTCAAGATAAGACGGTACGGGTTATTGCAGAAAGATATCAGCGTTCGTTGGATACGGTCAAAAGGAAACTTGAAGAGGTTTTGAGTGTTCTCTTGAAATTTGCTGCAGATGTACTAAAACCAGAAGATGGTGAGTTCACAAGAGTATGTCCTGCTTTGAGAGATGATGATCGATACTGGCCATGTTTTAAAGATTGTATTGGGGCATTGGATGGAACTCATATCTCAGTTCGCCCTCCTAAGCGAAATGCAGAAGCATACCGAGGTAGAAAACAGGAGCCGACCATGAATGTCTTTGCTATATGTAACTTTGATATGAAGTTCATATATGCTTATGTGGGTGTACCGGATAGAGCACATGACACAAAGGTATTGACTTACTGTGCGAGGAACGAGCCCTTTTTTCCACATCCGCCAAATGGAAAGTACTATTTGGTTGATGCGGGATATCCCACAAGAATAGGGTATCTTGGTCCGTATCGCAGAGTTCGGTACCATCTCGATCAGTTCAACAGAGGAGGACCGCCAACGAACAGTCGAGAGGTGTTTAACCGGAGACATTCAAGCTTGCGATCAGTGATTGAACGGACATTTGGAGTATGGAAAGCAAAATGGAGAATTCTTGACCGTAGGCATCCAAAGTATGGTTTGATCAAATGGATAAAGCTAGTAACAGCAACGATGGCTCTACACAACTTCATACGTGATTCACATTGA
- the LOC106391407 gene encoding galactinol synthase 2, with translation MALEINNKFTGPVANGGEKRAYVTFLAGNGDFVKGVVGLAKGLRKVKSMYPLVVAVLPDVPEDHRKQLVEQGCVVKEIEPVYPPESQTEFAMAYYVINYSKLRIWKFVEYSKMIYLDGDIQVFQNIDHLFDLPSGHFYAVKDCFCEKTWSHTPQNKIGYCQQCPEKVTWPSELGPQPPLYFNAGMFVYEPNLYTYHNLLETLKVVPPTPFAEQDFLNMYFRDIYKPIPGIYNLVMAMLWRHPENVELDKVKVAHYCAAGSKPWRFTGKEPNMGREDIKMLVKKWWDIYNDETLDYKNISGDKGGDDHKKQFVKALSEAGVLQYVKAPSAA, from the exons ATGGCACTTGAGATCAACAACAAATTCACCGGACCAGTCGCTAACGGTGGAGAAAAGAGAGCTTACGTGACTTTCCTAGCTGGAAACGGAGACTTCGTGAAAGGAGTGGTGGGTCTTGCTAAAGGGCTAAGGAAAGTTAAGAGCATGTATCCACTTGTGGTGGCTGTATTGCCGGACGTACCAGAGGATCACCGGAAACAGCTGGTGGAGCAAGGCTGTGTCGTTAAAGAGATCGAGCCGGTTTACCCACCGGAGAGTCAAACCGAGTTTGCCATGGCTTATTACGTTATCAACTATTCTAAGCTTCGTATTTGGAAG TTTGTGGAGTATAGCAAGATGATATACTTGGACGGAGACATACAAGTGTTCCAAAACATAGACCACTTGTTTGATCTCCCGAGCGGCCACTTCTACGCAGTCAAAGACTGTTTCTGCGAGAAGACATGGAGCCACACCCCACAGAACAAGATAGGTTATTGCCAACAGTGTCCAGAAAAGGTGACTTGGCCGTCAGAACTTGGTCCTCAGCCACCTTTGTACTTCAACGCTGGAATGTTCGTCTACGAGCCTAATCTTTACACTTATCATAATCTCTTGGAGACTCTGAAAGTTGTTCCTCCCACTCCTTTTGCGGAACAG GATTTCTTGAATATGTATTTCAGGGACATATACAAGCCGATACCAGGAATTTATAATTTGGTTATGGCTATGCTCTGGAGACATCCAGAGAATGTAGAGCTTGACAAAGTTAAAGTTGCTCACTATTGTGCTGCTGGTTCTAAGCCTTGGAG GTTCACTGGAAAAGAGCCGAACATGGGGAGAGAAGATATCAAAATGTTGGTCAAGAAATGGTGGGACATATACAACGACGAGACTCTTGATTACAAGAACATCAGTGGCGACAAAGGAGGAGACGACCATAAGAAGCAGTTTGTCAAAGCTTTGTCGGAGGCCGGTGTGCTTCAGTACGTCAAAGCTCCATCTGCAGCTTAG
- the LOC125575524 gene encoding receptor-like protein 46, with protein MNFMSFKIPDGIGSLVNLSTLSMSRNNFSGGIPSSIQNLTNLETLELENNSGLSGEIPTWLFRLQKLRKLRLGGNKLQWNNNGSIFPQSKLTHLSLSSCGLEGKIPDWLKNQTDLSFLDLSLNRLEGSFPKWLADLKMGNIILSDNRLSGSLPPSLFQSLRLFVLALSRNNFSGHIPNTVGETSLMILKLSENNFSGSVPKSIANIYRLLWLDLSKNKLSGEFPRFIACIARHIFERVLWRCSSFFRVKHPLSPGYLNLLRFLRNNSLKGSITEDISTLTSLKVLDLFENSLDGNLGNLTGMVESPTSSSSIVSSFISEITDLSETESQDLEVIWKRVKQVISNRNFYLYTVLDLSKNKLRGEIPTSLGNLKSLKLLNLSHNDISGSIPQSFGGLEKLEILDVSYNNLSGKIPQTLSRLSELDVLDLSNNNLSVSCSTTRTEQQPKEEDDEEKEATVPWEAVVIVGCFRDSTPRRSPKNRGFKDKVIQLPIPHEEMTTEK; from the exons ATGAATTTCATGTCCTTTAAGATCCCAGATGGTATTGGCAGCTTGGTCAATCTCTCAACTCTGTCTATGAGTAGGAACAATTTCTCCGGTGGAATTCCATCGTCAATTCAAAATCTAACAAATCTCGAAACCCTTGAGCTTGAGAATAACAGTGGCTTGTCAGGTGAGATTCCCACATGGCTGTTCCGTCTTCAGAAGCTGAGGAAACTGCGGCTCGGAGGAAACAAACTCCAATGGAACAATAATGGTTCTATCTTTCCACAGTCTAAGTTAACACATCTGTCACTTAGTTCTTGTGGCTTAGAAGGGAAAATTCCGGATTGGCTCAAGAATCAAACAGATCTTTCTTTCTTGGATTTGAGCTTGAATAGACTCGAAGGAAGCTTCCCCAAATGGCTGGCTGATCTGAAAATGGGAAATATAATCTTGTCAGACAACAGACTCTCAGGTTCACTGCCTCCTAGTTTGTTTCAGTCTCTGAGGTTATTCGTTCTTGCGCTATCAAGAAACAACTTCTCTGGTCATATCCCTAACACCGTTGGAGAAACATCACTTATGATACTGAAGCTGTCTGAAAACAACTTCTCAGGATCAGTACCAAAGTCTATAGCAAATATTTACAGGCTGCTGTGGCTGGACTTGTCAAAGAACAAGTTATCAGGCGAATTCCCAAGATTCATTGCTTGCATTGCTCGACATATCTTCGAACGAGTTCTCTGGAGATGTTCCAGCTTCTTTCGGGTTAAACACC CTTTATCTCCAGGCTATCTCAATCTCTTGAGGTTCTTAAGAAACAATTCCCTCAAAGGTTCAATCACAGAAGACATATCAACTCTCACAAGTCTCAAGGTCTTAGATCTCTTTGAGAACAGCCTCGATGGAAATCTTGGCAATCTCACAGGCATGGTAGAATCTCCCACGAGCTCATCTTCAATTGTTTCTAGCTTCATTTCCGAAATAACCGACTTATCAGAGACCGAATCACAAGACTTGGAAGTGATTTGGAAGAGAGTAAAGCAAGTTATTTCCAACAGAAACTTTTACCTCTACACTGTCTTAGACCTCTCCAAGAACAAGCTACGCGGAGAAATCCCAACTTCTTTAGGCAATCTCAAGAGCCTGAAGCTTTTGAACCTCTCACACAACGACATCTCTGGATCGATCCCACAAAGTTTTGGAGGTCTCGAGAAGCTAGAGATCTTAGACGTTTCGTACAACAACCTCTCGGGAAAAATCCCGCAAACGTTGTCCAGGCTCAGCGAGCTGGATGTTTTGGATTTGAGCAACAACAATCTTTCAG TATCATGCTCCACAACACGGACAGAGCAgcagccaaaagaagaagatgacgagGAGAAAGAAGCAACAGTTCCATGGGAAGCTGTAGTCATAG TTGGCTGTTTCAGAGATTCAACACCACGGCGATCTCCAAAGAACAGAGGATTCAAGGACAAAGTGATCCAGTTACCAATTCCGCATGAGGAGATGACCActgaaaaatga
- the LOC106432619 gene encoding AP-3 complex subunit mu — MEEASGRRSKLTIRSEREREREREREREQYRSSMLQCIFLLSDSGEVILEKQLTGHRVDRSICAWFWDQADSLKSLPVIASPTHYLFQIVRDGITFLACTQVEMPPLMAIEFLCRVADVLSDYLGGLNEDLVKDNFIIVYELLDEMIDNGFPLTTEPNILREMIAPPNLVSKMLSVVTGNASNVSDTLPSGTGSCVPWRPTDPKYSSNEVYVDLVEEMDAIVNRDGELVKCEIYGQVQMSSQLTGFPDLTLSFANPSVLEDMRFHPCVRFRPWESHQVLSFVPPDGQFKLMSYRVKKLKNTPLYVKPQITSDSGACRVSVLVGIRSDPGKTIESITLSFQLPHCVSSADLSSNHGTVTILSNKTCTWTIGRIPSDKTPCLSGTLALETGLERLHVYPTFKVGFKIMGIALSGLRIEKLDLKTIPPRLYKGFRAQTRAGEFDVRL; from the exons ATGGAAGAAGCATCAGGGAGAAGGAGCAAACTTACGATTcgatcagagagagagagagagagagagagagagagagagagagagcagtaCAGGTCATCGATGCTTCAGTGTATATTTCTCCTCTCCGATTCCGG AGAGGTAATACTGGAGAAACAGCTTACTGGTCACCGCGTCGATCGATCCATATGCGCTTGGTTCTGGGATCAAGCCGATTCCTTGAAG TCACTTCCAGTGATTGCTTCACCAACGCATTACCTTTTTCAAATCGTTCGTGATGGCATCACCTTCTTAGCTTGCACTCAAGTTGAAATGCCACCACTGATGGCCATCGAG TTTCTCTGCAGAGTAGCTGATGTTCTGTCTGATTACCTTGGTGGGCTAAATGAAGATCTGGTCAAAGACAATTTCATCATTGTCTATGAG CTTTTGGATGAGATGATCGATAATGGTTTCCCTCTGACAACAGAACCGAACATCCTGAGGGAAATGATAGCTCCACCGAATCTAGTCAGCAAAATGTTGAGCGTTGTAACCGGAAACGCTTCAAACGTTAGTGACACGCTCCCTAGTGGAACTGGCTCTTGTGTTCCGTGGAGACCTACTGATCCAAAATACTCTAGCAACGAAGTCTATGTCGACCTTGTTGAAGAAATGGATGCAATCGTCAACAG GGATGGAGAATTGGTAAAATGCGAGATTTATGGCCAAGTCCAAATGAGTTCTCAGCTCACTGGTTTTCCAGATTTGACGTTGTCTTTTGCAAACCCTTCGGTCCTAGAAGACATGAGGTTTCACCCCTGTGTCCGCTTCAGGCCTTGGGAGTCTCATCAAGTTCTCTCCTTTGTCCCTCCTGATGGACAGTTCAAGCTCATGAGTTACAGggtgaagaagctgaagaacacaccTTTATATGTAAAGCCTCAGATAACATCAGATTCCGGTGCATGTCGAGTTAGTGTGTTAGTGGGGATCAGAAGCGACCCTGGAAAGACGATTGAGTCGATAACATTGAGTTTCCAGCTTCCTCACTGTGTTTCATCGGCTGATCTCTCATCAAATCATGGAACTGTAACCATCCTCTCTAACAAG ACATGTACATGGACAATAGGGAGAATCCCAAGTGACAAGACTCCATGTTTGTCAGGGACATTAGCGCTTGAAACGGGCTTAGAACGGCTTCATGTGTATCCGACATTCAAAGTTGGGTTTAAGATAATGGGCATTGCTCTCTCCGGCCTAAGAATCGAGAAACTTGATCTTAAAACTATCCCTCCTCGTTTGTACAAAGGGTTTCGTGCTCAGACACGCGCTGGAGAGTTCGACGTTAGATTGTAG
- the LOC106393704 gene encoding receptor-like protein 46, with protein sequence MQKPISLSCFLFFFFVYFIPRQSFSCPKDQREFLLEFKKLLTHNIKNHSTQIALGELKTWRPNSDCCKWKLVRCNTRSPSKEVTDLNLNGLVLSGSVSSTLLRPVLRVSSLMRLDVSSNFIQGEIPGDGFGNLTRLISLDMGGNSFNGTIPPELFSIKTLQHLDLSMNAIGGTLSCDIKELKNLEELFLDENLIGGEIPPEIGKNLKINLKI encoded by the coding sequence atgcagaagccaatctctctctcctgcttcctcttctttttcttcgtcTACTTCATCCCACGACAATCTTTCTCTTGCCCAAAGGACCAAAGAGAATTTCTTCTCGAGTTCAAGAAGCTGCTGACTCATAACATTAAGAACCACTCCACACAAATCGCTTTGGGGGAATTAAAGACATGGAGGCCAAACTCAGATTGCTGCAAATGGAAACTTGTGAGATGCAACACTCGTTCGCCTTCCAAAGAAGTGACAGACCTGAATCTCAACGGTCTTGTCCTCTCTGGCTCCGTGAGTTCAACCCTTCTGAGACCGGTTCTGCGTGTAAGCTCTCTCATGAGGCTAGATGTCTCCTCTAATTTCATACAAGGAGAGATACCTGGAGATGGGTTTGGGAACTTGACCAGGTTAATCTCTCTTGACATGGGTGGTAACAGCTTCAACGGCACGATCCCTCCTGAATTGTTTTCCATAAAGACTCTTCAGCACCTTGACTTAAGCATGAATGCTATCGGTGGTACGTTGAGTTGTGACATCAAAGAACTCAAGAATCTGGAGGAACTGTTTTTAGATGAGAATCTTATTGGAGGAGAGATTCCTCCTGAAATTGGTAAAAATCTGAAAATCaatctcaaaatttaa